TGAATTGATTAAAATCAGATTTTCCAAATACGATCTTTAGTTACAAGATTACAAGATTTTTCGTACAAGATATTACCAGATAACAATAGAGTTCTATTATGATTCCTGTAATAATACTCCATCTGGGCGAAATCATGCTCAAAGGACAAAACAAACCGTTTTTTTCCAAAATATTGATTAAAAACATCAAAAACTTTTTGGATCTCAAAGAATACACCGATATTGATAGAAAGGAAGGAAAAATCGTCATTGAACTGAAAAAAGACGATCCAAAAACTAATCTGCCGAATCTGCTGGCGAAAATACCCGGTGTGGCCAATGCCGCGTACGGCTACAAATGCGGCAGAACTTTAGCCGAATTAAAAAACAGCGCGCTCAAAATAAGCCGAACAAAAAAAGTGGAGACTTTTAAAATTCAAACATCCAGATCGGACAAAACATTCAAATACGACTCCATGGAAATCAATTGCCTCTTGGGCGAGCATCTGATAAACAACTCGAAAATGAAGGTCGTCATGAAAAATCCTGAACTGGTCGTGTCAATTGAGATCCCTCCGAGAATCGCTTATGTCATGGGCGAAAAAATCCGCGGCGCGGACGGCCTGCCCACCGGCTCCTCGGGCAAAGCGGTTTGTTTACTGTCAGGAGGAATTGACAGCCCGGTGGCCGCGTATCTTTTGGCCAGGCGGGGCGCTCAAATTATTTTGGTTCACGCCGAAAACAAAACCCTCTCGACCGATCAAAATCGCGATAAACTGGAAAAATTGGCGGCCAAATTGTCAAATTATCAAAAACCCATTAAACTGTATATGGTTCCTTTCGAACAAATTCAAAAACAAATAATCGCCCATACCGAAAGCTCGTATCGCATGATTATTTACAAAAGATTCATGCTGCGCCTGGCGGAAAAAATCGCCCGAAAGGAAAAAGCCAAGGCCATCGCCACCGGAGACAATTTGGCGCAAGTGGCTTCGCAAACCATGGAAAATTTGATCGTCACGGAAAAAGCCATTAACTTTTTGCTCTTGCGGCCGCTGATCGGCTTCAATAAACAAGAAATCGTGGACTTGGCCGAAAAGATCGGCACTTATGAAATCTCCATAATTCCGGCGTCCGATTGTTGCTCATTCATGGTGGCCAAGCATCCGCAGACCAGAGGCAAGCTGTCCGAGGCGGAAAAATTCGAAAAAGAAATGGACGTCGAAACCTTGGTGGCTGAAGCTGTCTTGAAAGCCAAAATTAAGATATTTGAATAAATTTAATTTACAATAATATGCTAAAAATCGCAGTTATCGGCGGAGGCTCTTCTTCCGAACGAAAAGTTAGTTTAAATTCATCAAAAAAAGTTTTTGAAAATTTAGATGAAACCAAATACGAAAAATATTATTTTGATTTTCCAAACGATTTAGAAAAATTTTTAGAGAATCATAAAAATTTAGACGTGGTCATGCCGGTTTTGCACGGAGTGGGTGGCGAAGACGGACAAATTCAAGGATTTTTAAAAACGCTCGGATTAAAATTCACTTTCTCCGACGTAACCGCTCAGGCAATCGCGATGGATAAACATTTGACCGAAATTTTAATAAAAACCGAAACGGACATAAAGATGCCCGAAAGTAAAACATTTGAAATCGATGAAATCAATACTGAAGAAATAGAAAAATCATTTTCTTATCCGCTGGTGATCAAGCCGACCATGGGAGGCTCGAGTCTGGGCGCTTTCATAGTTAAAGACAGAAATGAACTGGAAAAAGGTCTGATTGACATCAAAACATTCAACCAACCTATTTTAGTTCAAGATTATATTACCGGCAGAGAATTAACCGTGGCTATTTTGGGAAACAAAAGAATGAAAGCGCTGCCAGTCATTGAGATCTGTCCAAAAAAAGAATTTTTCGACTACCAAGCCAAATATGACTCGCAATTTTGCGAAGAAATTTGCCCGGCGGAAATAGACGACGCTTTGGCTCAGGATTTGCAAAGGCAAGCTCTGCTCGCACACCAAGTTATCGGTTGCCGAGGTCTTTCAAGATCAGACTTTATCGTGACCAAAGATAATGAGATTTTCTTTTTAGAAACAAACACTATTCCCGGAATGACCTCGGAATCGCTGGCGCCAAAAGCGGCGGCCGCCGACGGCTATTCATATCCCGAATTTTTGGATAAATTGATTGAACTCGCCCAAGAAGCCTAAACTAATTTCAAAAACCCCCTTGGAATTTTTTCCAACGGGGTTTTTTAGTCCTCAAAATCGTGATACTGCCTCCCGGACGCGGCGCGCTTGTACAACGCCGTCACCAAGTTAATGATCAATATCGCGGCGATCGGGCCGACCAAGATGCCCCACTTGCCGAAAAAGAACAAGCACGCGAACGCGGCCGCCACTCCCAGCAATACGCTAAGGAGGGCGACAAGGAAGTCCTTGGACGGACGATCCATGGCTGTCCTCCTTTCGGGAGTTTGTTCAAAATAAGATAGCATTTTATAAAAAAAAGAGCAACGGACCCCCCCGTCGCTCAATCACAAATTGCCGTAATAATCCCAACAAAAGATCAAATGCTTAAGAATATTGTAATTCGTAACAAATAACCTGAAAGCTTAATTGAATATTGTAATTCGTAACAGATAACTTGAAAGCTTAATTGAATATTGTAATTCGTAACGTAGATCAAATCATCCCCCGATCCTGATTTTCCACGGCCGCGGTGACAAACGCGTTAAACAGCGGATGTCCGGTAAACGGCCGCGACTTGAATTCCGGATGAAACTGCGTGCCCACGAAAAACGGATGATCCGGCACTTCAATGATTTCCACCAAATTACCGTCTGGCGACGCACCGGCCACCAGCAATCCTTTTTGCTCGAGCAAACTCCTGAAATCATTATTGACTTCATAGCGATGGCGATGCCTCTCGGAAATATCTTCGCGACCGTAAGCTTGATAGCTTTTCGATTTTTTATTCAAAACGCACGGATAGGCGCCGAGGCGCATGGTTGAACCGTAGCGGTGCTGTTTAATGTTTTTAACCTGCTCGGGCATGATGTCAATGACTTTATTCTCCGCCTTTTCATCGATTTCTCCGGAAGTGGCGTTAACCAATCCGCAAACGTTTCTGGCAAATTCGATGGTCGCCAGCTGCATGCCGTAGCACAAACCGAGATACGGAATTTTATTTTCTCGAACAAACTGAATCGCTTTTATTTTGCCTTCAACGCCGCGAGAGCCGAACCCTCCGGGCACGATGATGCCCGCGTATTTTTTCAATTCTTCCAGCCGGCTCGGATTTTCTTCATAAACGCCCGAGTCAATCCAGTCAATTACCGGTTTTACGCCGCGCATCCAGCAGGCGTGTTTGATCGCTTCAATGACCGAGATGTATGAATCCGATAAAACAAAATCCCCTATATTGAAATATTTGCCGACAATGCCGATTCTCAATTCTTTTTGGGCTTCTTTGATTCTCTTGACCAAGTTTTCCCAATCAGCCAAATCGGTTGCCGTTTCCTTGGATTCCAAACCGAATTTTTTCAGAATTTTCGTGCCCAGATGCTCAGCCTCAAAATTAACCGGCACCTCGTAAATGTATTCGATATCCGGCGCGGAAATAACGTTATCAAAAGGCACGCTGCCGTTGGTGGCGATTTTTCTTTTTCGGATCTCATCGAGCGGTCGCTCTGAGCGGCATAAAATAAAATCCGGTTGAATACCCGCGGAATTGAGCGTTCTGACCGCGTATTGGGTGGGTTTGGTTTTCATTTCGCCCACTTTGCTAGGAATCGGCAGGTAACTGACCAAGACGAAAGCCACGTCGTTCGCGCTTTTCAATTTCATCATGCGAGCCGCTTCCAGAAAAAGCAAATTCTGATATTCTCCGACTGTGCCGCCGATTTCTATGATCATTATTTCACATTCGGTCTTTTTCACGGCCGAATGAATACGCTCGATAATTTCTTGCGGAATATGGGGAACCACTTCCACGCACTTGCCGCCGTATTCCAAATTTCTTTCTTTGCTGATCACCGACTGGTAAACTCTGCCCGTGGTCATGTAATTTTCAGAATAAATGTTGGTATTTAAAAATCTCTCGTAATTTCCAACGTCCTGATCGGTCTCATCGCCGTCTTCGGTCACGAAAACCTCCCCATGTTCGGTGGGATTCATCGTGCCCGCGTCCACATTTATGTACGGATCCATTTTAATGGCGGACACTTCATAACCCTTGGCTTTCAGCACCGCGCCGATTGAAGCGGTGGCAATCCCCTTGCCCACGCCGCTCATTACCCCTCCCACCACGAAAATGTATTTGGCCATATTTACTCACGCAACATGCAACATGAAACATGTGACATTATAACAATTGCTCCATGCTCCATGATTCATGTTTTAGGATTTAGATATTAGAAATTATTTTATTCCGACTTGATTACCAAATCTATTGTAATATTTTTATCTCCGGCTTTAACGTCAATTTTATACTCCCCCGCTTTTTTAATCGGTTCATCGAGTTTGATCATTTTGGACTTAATGTTAATGCCCGACTTCTTCAATTCAGCGGCAATCTTGTCCGCTGTTATTTTTGCGAAAAAAGTGCCGTTTTCATCAGCTTTGGCCGAGATAGCCAATTTCAGCGAATCCAATTTTTCAAGCAGACCAGGCTGATTGATTTTTCCCTGTGTTCTTTGGCGCTCTTGCTTTTTCCGAGACGCTTGGGCCTTGGCCACTTCTCCGGCCGTGGCCGCCTTGGCGATATTATTGGGAAATAAATAATTCATGGCAAACCCTTCGGAGACTTCCTTTATGTCTCCGATTTTACCCAATTTCGAATCGTTTTTGATTAAGACCACTTTCATATTGTTATCAGTTCGTAGTTAGAATAGTTAGAGTAGTTCTGAGTTAAAGTAGTTAAATTAGTTTTTTATGCAGGCGAAAAAATAGAACATTCGTAGCTTTATAGCCCTTTTTTATTATATCAGCTTAGCACATTTTATTTCTTATGCAAAAATTCCTTGTAAAACATGCTCCCGGCCATAACGCAAACCGGTAAAAACAACAAATTAAACACCGGAATCAAGGCG
The genomic region above belongs to Candidatus Bipolaricaulota bacterium and contains:
- the thiI gene encoding tRNA uracil 4-sulfurtransferase ThiI, translated to MIPVIILHLGEIMLKGQNKPFFSKILIKNIKNFLDLKEYTDIDRKEGKIVIELKKDDPKTNLPNLLAKIPGVANAAYGYKCGRTLAELKNSALKISRTKKVETFKIQTSRSDKTFKYDSMEINCLLGEHLINNSKMKVVMKNPELVVSIEIPPRIAYVMGEKIRGADGLPTGSSGKAVCLLSGGIDSPVAAYLLARRGAQIILVHAENKTLSTDQNRDKLEKLAAKLSNYQKPIKLYMVPFEQIQKQIIAHTESSYRMIIYKRFMLRLAEKIARKEKAKAIATGDNLAQVASQTMENLIVTEKAINFLLLRPLIGFNKQEIVDLAEKIGTYEISIIPASDCCSFMVAKHPQTRGKLSEAEKFEKEMDVETLVAEAVLKAKIKIFE
- a CDS encoding D-alanine--D-alanine ligase translates to MLKIAVIGGGSSSERKVSLNSSKKVFENLDETKYEKYYFDFPNDLEKFLENHKNLDVVMPVLHGVGGEDGQIQGFLKTLGLKFTFSDVTAQAIAMDKHLTEILIKTETDIKMPESKTFEIDEINTEEIEKSFSYPLVIKPTMGGSSLGAFIVKDRNELEKGLIDIKTFNQPILVQDYITGRELTVAILGNKRMKALPVIEICPKKEFFDYQAKYDSQFCEEICPAEIDDALAQDLQRQALLAHQVIGCRGLSRSDFIVTKDNEIFFLETNTIPGMTSESLAPKAAAADGYSYPEFLDKLIELAQEA
- a CDS encoding CTP synthase, whose product is MAKYIFVVGGVMSGVGKGIATASIGAVLKAKGYEVSAIKMDPYINVDAGTMNPTEHGEVFVTEDGDETDQDVGNYERFLNTNIYSENYMTTGRVYQSVISKERNLEYGGKCVEVVPHIPQEIIERIHSAVKKTECEIMIIEIGGTVGEYQNLLFLEAARMMKLKSANDVAFVLVSYLPIPSKVGEMKTKPTQYAVRTLNSAGIQPDFILCRSERPLDEIRKRKIATNGSVPFDNVISAPDIEYIYEVPVNFEAEHLGTKILKKFGLESKETATDLADWENLVKRIKEAQKELRIGIVGKYFNIGDFVLSDSYISVIEAIKHACWMRGVKPVIDWIDSGVYEENPSRLEELKKYAGIIVPGGFGSRGVEGKIKAIQFVRENKIPYLGLCYGMQLATIEFARNVCGLVNATSGEIDEKAENKVIDIMPEQVKNIKQHRYGSTMRLGAYPCVLNKKSKSYQAYGREDISERHRHRYEVNNDFRSLLEQKGLLVAGASPDGNLVEIIEVPDHPFFVGTQFHPEFKSRPFTGHPLFNAFVTAAVENQDRGMI
- the rplI gene encoding 50S ribosomal protein L9, whose amino-acid sequence is MKVVLIKNDSKLGKIGDIKEVSEGFAMNYLFPNNIAKAATAGEVAKAQASRKKQERQRTQGKINQPGLLEKLDSLKLAISAKADENGTFFAKITADKIAAELKKSGINIKSKMIKLDEPIKKAGEYKIDVKAGDKNITIDLVIKSE